From a single Thalassophryne amazonica chromosome 7, fThaAma1.1, whole genome shotgun sequence genomic region:
- the tnfb gene encoding tumor necrosis factor b (TNF superfamily, member 2) — MVAYTTTPCDVEVGTEERTVVLVEQKSSSARICKMWVALLVVALCLGVIVVCVWYWSIRPAATVQSNQTEKQTEVAASAAAPKTTDPHDTLRRISSNAKVAIHLEGIYDESVKHQLEWRNGQGQAFAQGGFQVVDNQIIIPQSGIYFVYSQASFRVTCSDEEEENVGKRHTPLSHRIWRYSDSVGSKTSLMSAVRSACQSSPQEDGVGVGQGWYNAIYLGAVFQLNKGDKLWTETNQLAELETEEGKTFFGVFAL, encoded by the exons ATGGTGGCGTACACAACCACACCGTGCGACGTGGAGGTTGGCACCGAGGAGAGGACGGTGGTGCTGGTTGAACAGAAGTCATCCTCGGCGCGGATATGTAAGATGTGGGTGGCCCTCCTTGTTGTGGCTCTTTGTCTTGGGGTCATCGTGGTTTGCGTTTGGTACTGGAGCATACGACCTGCAGCCACA GTGCAGTCGaatcaaacagaaaaacaaaccgaggttgctgcttctgctgctgctCCTAAAACAACAG ATCCTCATGACACACTGAGGCGAATCAGCAGTAACGCCAAAGTAGCCATTCATTTAGAAG GTATTTACGACGAAAGTGTCAAACACCAGTTAGAGTGGAGGAATGGTCAAGGCCAAGCGTTCGCTCAGGGCGGCTTCCAAGTGGTTGACAACCAGATCATCATCCCACAGAGTGGCATCTACTTCGTCTACAGCCAGGCGTCGTTCAGGGTCACCTGCAGCGACGAGGAGGAGGAAAACGTAGGGAAGCGCCACACGCCTCTCAGCCACAGGATCTGGCGCTACTCGGACTCTGTAGGCAGTAAAACATCTCTAATGAGTGCGGTGAGGTCGGCCTGCCAGTCCTCGCCTCAGGAGGACGGCGTCGGAGTCGGGCAGGGATGGTACAACGCCATTTACCTGGGCGCAGTGTTTCAGCTGAACAAGGGGGACAAACTGTGGACGGAAACCAACCAGCTGGCAGAGCTGGAGACAGAAGAGGGCAAGACTTTCTTTGGTGTGTTTGCACTTTGA